The proteins below are encoded in one region of Vicia villosa cultivar HV-30 ecotype Madison, WI unplaced genomic scaffold, Vvil1.0 ctg.002098F_1_1, whole genome shotgun sequence:
- the LOC131637846 gene encoding pectinesterase 2-like, with amino-acid sequence MIAIRLLLTLLVPFLLSSFVSSYSTNEVKLWCNQTPNPQPCEYFLNNNPSYQHNLIKQKSDFFKLSLQLVQQRALKAHANTLSLRSKCNNPREISAWADCVDLYQQTILKLNKTLDTKTNCSQVDAQTWLSTALTNLDTCKAGFYELGVQDYVLPLMSNNVTKLLSNTLALNKVQYQEPSYKDGFPTWVRPGDRKLLQTSSSFQPNAVVAKDGSGKYTTVSAAVNAAPKNNKGRYIIHVKAGVYNEQVEIKAKNIMLVGDGIGKTIITGSKSVGGGTTTFRSATVAVVGDGFIGQDITFRNTAGASNHQAVALRSGSDLSVFYRCSFEGYQDTLYVYSDRQFYKECNIYGTVDFIFGNAAAVFQNCNIFARNPPNKVNTITAQGRMDPNQNTGISIHNSRVTAASDLKPVQGSVKTYLGRPWKQYSRTVFMKSSLDSLIHPAGWLEWNGDFALRSLYYGEYMNTGPGSSTRNRVKWQGYHVMTSASEASKFTVSNFIAGNSWLPATKVPFTATL; translated from the exons ATGATAGCTATTCGTTTGCTTCTAACACTTTTGGTTCCATTTCTACTTTCATCTTTTGTTTCCTCTTATTCCACAAATGAGGTCAAACTATGGTGTAACCAAACTCCTAACCCTCAACCATGTGAGTATTTCTTGAACAATAACCCTTCTTACCAACACAATCTCATCAAACAAAAATCCGATTTCTTCAAACTTTCATTACAACTTGTTCAACAAAGAGCACTCAAAGCCCATGCAAACACTCTTTCATTACGCTCCAAATGCAATAACCCACGTGAAATATCTGCATGGGCTGATTGTGTTGACCTATATCAACAAACCATCCTTAAACTCAACAAAACCCTAGACACTAAAACAAACTGTTCTCAAGTTGATGCTCAAACATGGCTAAGCACTGCTCTCACAAACCTTGACACATGTAAAGCTGGATTCTATGAGCTTGGTGTTCAAGACTATGTCCTTCCTCTCATGTCCAACAATGTTACTAAACTGCTAAGCAATACTTTGGCTCTTAACAAAGTTCAATATCAAGAACCTAGCTACAAAGATGGTTTCCCAACATGGGTTAGACCTGGTGACAGAAAGTTGTTGCAAACATCTTCATCTTTTCAACCTAATGCAGTAGTGGCAAAAGATGGATCAGGAAAGTATACAACAGTTAGTGCAGCCGTAAACGCTGCACCAAAGAATAACAAAGGTAGGTATATTATACATGTGAAGGCTGGTGTTTACAATGAACAAGTTGAGATCAAagcaaagaatatcatgctggTAGGAGATGGTATTGGAAAAACTATAATCACCGGTAGCAAAAGTGTCGGAGGTGGAACCACGACTTTTCGATCAGCCACAGTTG CTGTTGTTGGGGATGGATTTATTGGTCAAGATATAACATTTAGGAACACTGCTGGTGCAAGTAACCATCAAGCTGTCGCGCTTCGTTCTGGATCAGACTTGTCTGTATTTTATAGATGTAGTTTTGAAGGTTATCAAGACACACTATACGTATATTCAGATAGACAATTCTACAAAGAATGTAACATTTACGGTACAGTCGACTTCATATTCGGTAATGCTGCTGCAGTTTTCCAAAACTGTAACATATTTGCAAGAAACCCTCCAAACAAAGTTAACACAATCACTGCACAAGGTAGAATGGATCCAAATCAAAACACTGGTATTTCCATTCATAATTCTAGGGTTACCGCTGCTTCGGATTTGAAACCTGTTCAAGGTTCGGTTAAGACTTATCTTGGAAGACCATGGAAACAATATTCTAGGACAGTATTTATGAAGAGTTCTCTTGATAGTTTGATTCATCCAGCTGGTTGGTTGGAATGGAATGGTGATTTTGCATTAAGGAGTTTATACTATGGTGAGTACATGAACACTGGTCCTGGTTCTTCGACGAGAAACCGAGTGAAATGGCAAGGTTATCATGTGATGACTAGTGCTTCTGAAGCATCGAAATTCACTGTTTCGAATTTCATTGCTGGAAATTCATGGTTGCCTGCTACCAAAGTGCCTTTTACAGCTACTCTTTGA